Proteins encoded by one window of Conger conger chromosome 1, fConCon1.1, whole genome shotgun sequence:
- the LOC133122204 gene encoding neuronal acetylcholine receptor subunit alpha-7-like isoform X2, giving the protein MCVCVREAESREDQIKHSFSEPFTSKEICGYRWCCFCLDSQPWFRDEKNQILTTNLWLQMHWYDHYLQWNQSEYPGVKNLRFTTDQVWTPDILLYNSAHDKFDSTFKTNVLVNSSGFCQYLPPGIFMSTCNVDVRWFPFDIQRCELKFGSWTFDGWLLDLQMNEANTSGYMTNGEWDLIGVPGNRNVVYYECCKEPYLDVTFMVTIRRRTLYYALNLLIPCMLLSSMTLLIFLLPANSGEKISLGITVLLSLTVFMLLVAEIMPATSDSIPLIGQYFASTMIIVGMSVVATVVVLQYHHHDPNGGNMPKWVQLVLLHWVAWFLRMKRPGERGEPSHTPCAPQLRRCSSGSQNRSLPTPAERSLHSNLTPLKARLSYLSHTHNSLPHLHTQTSANNNSNLLYIGFPSLDDPPLIAEHVHRTSTITRKGGSGGLAGSPPSPGPTLDALGCPSSVSSGFGPAVGAGYLGASHHALGDPQLQAILEEVRFMADRFREQDESGVMADQWKFAAAVIDRLCLVAFSVFNIICTISILMSAPNFVEAMSKDFI; this is encoded by the exons atgtgtgtgtgtgtcagagaagcTGAATCAAGAGAGGATCAAATCAAGCATTCTTTCTCAGAACCATTCACATCCAAGGAAATATGTGGCTATCGGTGGTGTTGCTTCTGCTTGGATTCTCAGCCCTGGTTCAGG GATGAGAAGAATCAGATCCTCACTACCAATTTATGGCTTCAGATG CACTGGTATGATCACTATCTCCAGTGGAACCAGTCTGAGTATCCTGGGGTGAAGAACCTGAGATTCACCACTGACCAGGTCTggacacctgacattctcctcTATAACAG TGCGCATGACAAGTTTGATTCCACCTTCAAGACCAATGTTCTGGTTAACTCCAGTGGCTTCTGCCAGTATCTTCCACCTG GGATCTTCATGAGCACGTGTAATGTGGATGTACGCTGGTTCCCCTTTGACATCCAAAGATGTGAGCTGAAGTTTGGCTCGTGGACCTTTGATGGCTGGTTGTTGGACCTGCAAATGAACGAGGCCAACACCTCTGGGTACATGACTAATGGAGAATGGGACTTGATCG gagTTCCAGGTAACCGGAACGTGGTGTATTATGAGTGCTGCAAGGAGCCGTACCTGGACGTGACGTTCATGGTGACCATCAGACGGCGCACGCTGTACTACGCCCTGAACCTGCTGATCCCCTGTatgctcctctcctccatgaCCCtgctcatcttcctcctccctgCCAACTCCGGGGAGAAGATCTCTCTgg gcatcactgtgctcctctctctcaccgtgtTCATGCTGTTGGTGGCAGAGATTATGCCAGCTACATCAGACTCTATACCTCTGATCG GTCAGTACTTTGCCAGCACCATGATCATCGTGGGTATGTCCGTGGTGGCCACAGTTGTGGTGCTGCAGTACCATCATCATGACCCTAATGGAGGAAACATGCCGAAATGG gtCCAGCTGGTTCTGCTGCACTGGGTGGCCTGGTTTCTGCGGATGAAGCGTcccggggagagaggggagcccAGCCACACCCCCTGCGCCCCCCAGCTGCGCCGCTGCTCCTCGGGCTCCCAGAACAGGAGCCTGCCCACCCCCGCGGAGCGGTCCCTGCACTCCAACCTGACGCCCCTGAAGGCCAGGCTGTCCTACCTGAGCCACACGCACAACTCCCTGCCGCACCTGCACACTCAGACCAGcgccaacaacaacagcaacctGCTGTACATCGGCTTCCCCAGCCTGGACGACCCGCCCCTCATCGCCGAGCACGTCCACAGGACCAGCACCATCACCCGCAAGGGCGGCTCCGGCGGTCTGGCAGGGAGCCCCCCGTCCCCGGGGCCCACCCTGGACGCCCTGGGCTGCCCCAGCAGCGTGTCCAGCGGCTTCGGCCCCGCGGTGGGGGCCGGGTACCTGGGGGCCTCCCACCACGCTTTGGGCGACCCCCAGCTGCAGGCCATCCTGGAGGAGGTGCGCTTCATGGCCGACCGCTTTCGGGAGCAGGACGAGAGCGGCGTGATGGCGGACCAGTGGAAGTTCGCGGCGGCCGTCATCGACCGGCTCTGCCTGGTGGCCTTCAGCGTCTTCAACATCATCTGCACCATCTCCATCCTCATGTCCGCCCCTAACTTTGTGGAGGCCATGTCCAAGGACTTCATCTGA
- the LOC133122204 gene encoding neuronal acetylcholine receptor subunit alpha-7-like isoform X1: MWLSVVLLLLGFSALVQVSVQGPHQRYLLKELLKDYNRMERPVANDSLPLTVKFSMILAQIMDVDEKNQILTTNLWLQMHWYDHYLQWNQSEYPGVKNLRFTTDQVWTPDILLYNSAHDKFDSTFKTNVLVNSSGFCQYLPPGIFMSTCNVDVRWFPFDIQRCELKFGSWTFDGWLLDLQMNEANTSGYMTNGEWDLIGVPGNRNVVYYECCKEPYLDVTFMVTIRRRTLYYALNLLIPCMLLSSMTLLIFLLPANSGEKISLGITVLLSLTVFMLLVAEIMPATSDSIPLIGQYFASTMIIVGMSVVATVVVLQYHHHDPNGGNMPKWVQLVLLHWVAWFLRMKRPGERGEPSHTPCAPQLRRCSSGSQNRSLPTPAERSLHSNLTPLKARLSYLSHTHNSLPHLHTQTSANNNSNLLYIGFPSLDDPPLIAEHVHRTSTITRKGGSGGLAGSPPSPGPTLDALGCPSSVSSGFGPAVGAGYLGASHHALGDPQLQAILEEVRFMADRFREQDESGVMADQWKFAAAVIDRLCLVAFSVFNIICTISILMSAPNFVEAMSKDFI, from the exons ATGTGGCTATCGGTGGTGTTGCTTCTGCTTGGATTCTCAGCCCTGGTTCAGG TGTCAGTGCAGGGTCCACACCAGAGGTATCTGCTGAAGGAGTTATTAAAGGACTACAATCGCATGGAGAGGCCAGTGGCCAAtgactctcttcctctcactgttAAATTCTCAATGATCCTGGCACAGATTATGGATGTG GATGAGAAGAATCAGATCCTCACTACCAATTTATGGCTTCAGATG CACTGGTATGATCACTATCTCCAGTGGAACCAGTCTGAGTATCCTGGGGTGAAGAACCTGAGATTCACCACTGACCAGGTCTggacacctgacattctcctcTATAACAG TGCGCATGACAAGTTTGATTCCACCTTCAAGACCAATGTTCTGGTTAACTCCAGTGGCTTCTGCCAGTATCTTCCACCTG GGATCTTCATGAGCACGTGTAATGTGGATGTACGCTGGTTCCCCTTTGACATCCAAAGATGTGAGCTGAAGTTTGGCTCGTGGACCTTTGATGGCTGGTTGTTGGACCTGCAAATGAACGAGGCCAACACCTCTGGGTACATGACTAATGGAGAATGGGACTTGATCG gagTTCCAGGTAACCGGAACGTGGTGTATTATGAGTGCTGCAAGGAGCCGTACCTGGACGTGACGTTCATGGTGACCATCAGACGGCGCACGCTGTACTACGCCCTGAACCTGCTGATCCCCTGTatgctcctctcctccatgaCCCtgctcatcttcctcctccctgCCAACTCCGGGGAGAAGATCTCTCTgg gcatcactgtgctcctctctctcaccgtgtTCATGCTGTTGGTGGCAGAGATTATGCCAGCTACATCAGACTCTATACCTCTGATCG GTCAGTACTTTGCCAGCACCATGATCATCGTGGGTATGTCCGTGGTGGCCACAGTTGTGGTGCTGCAGTACCATCATCATGACCCTAATGGAGGAAACATGCCGAAATGG gtCCAGCTGGTTCTGCTGCACTGGGTGGCCTGGTTTCTGCGGATGAAGCGTcccggggagagaggggagcccAGCCACACCCCCTGCGCCCCCCAGCTGCGCCGCTGCTCCTCGGGCTCCCAGAACAGGAGCCTGCCCACCCCCGCGGAGCGGTCCCTGCACTCCAACCTGACGCCCCTGAAGGCCAGGCTGTCCTACCTGAGCCACACGCACAACTCCCTGCCGCACCTGCACACTCAGACCAGcgccaacaacaacagcaacctGCTGTACATCGGCTTCCCCAGCCTGGACGACCCGCCCCTCATCGCCGAGCACGTCCACAGGACCAGCACCATCACCCGCAAGGGCGGCTCCGGCGGTCTGGCAGGGAGCCCCCCGTCCCCGGGGCCCACCCTGGACGCCCTGGGCTGCCCCAGCAGCGTGTCCAGCGGCTTCGGCCCCGCGGTGGGGGCCGGGTACCTGGGGGCCTCCCACCACGCTTTGGGCGACCCCCAGCTGCAGGCCATCCTGGAGGAGGTGCGCTTCATGGCCGACCGCTTTCGGGAGCAGGACGAGAGCGGCGTGATGGCGGACCAGTGGAAGTTCGCGGCGGCCGTCATCGACCGGCTCTGCCTGGTGGCCTTCAGCGTCTTCAACATCATCTGCACCATCTCCATCCTCATGTCCGCCCCTAACTTTGTGGAGGCCATGTCCAAGGACTTCATCTGA